Within the Neorhodopirellula lusitana genome, the region AATCCCAGAATCACCAGCACGTTGAATAGGTTGCTGCCGACGACATTGCCGAGGGAGATCGCGGCATCGCCCTTCACGCTGGAAATGGTGGACACAGCAAGCTCGGGGGCGCTCGTTCCAAACGCGACCACCGTCAAACCAATCACCAGTGGTGAGACCTTGGCGAGTGTGGCAAGCGAGACCGCACCACGAACCAAGCAGTCCGCTCCGACTACCAGGATGACGAGACCGACGGTGAGGAGAATGTACGTCACTGGCCGAACTGCTGACGCACCAAGTCGGCAACACTGGCTGCCGAACCGATTTCACCGACGACGGTTGTGGTGGGGAACGAGATCTTGGGAACCGTGCCCGCACCGGCGTCTTTGTACAGCAGCACGTTCTTAGCGATGTATTTCGATGCGGTTCCTTTAGCCAGCTCCGCCGCAAGTTCTTCGCGATCGACAAGCGTGTCGGCGTGAATCCTCGCCTCAACCGCCGAACGTTTTTGCTCGAACAACCAATCGTGGTATGCCGTGAACTTGTTGGCATCGACCAACCAAACGGAGATCGCCAGCCTAGCGATCTCGCACGCGTCGGCGCCTTCGGGACTGCTGTTGGTCGCCGCGTCGTTGCAATCACGGTGCAAGGGAACCGGCATCGCCAAGACGGCCAAGTCGTTATTCAACAAAGGTGCGGCCGCTTTGATTGACTGGTGCGTATTGCGGCAATGCTCGCAGGTGTAATCGAACATCTCCACGATTAGGTACCTTGCGTCGACGTTGCCCCATACTGGCCATTTGCAAGCGTCGAGTTGTCGCTTGCCACCAGAGACGGGCACCAATCGCGGCCCGAGGGCTGGCTGGTCGGTTGTGACGGCTTCGTCCGCCATCACAACGCCCACAAGCGAGAACCACGACAAGGCAGACATGCCGAGTGGCGATTCGAACAATACGTCATCATCCAACGGATCGAACTCCATCGGAACGACAGATGGGTCGTGCGTTTCAATCTCAAACGTTTCCGGCACGGGACCAAAGGCTTGCATTGCAATCAGGCTACCGGAAAGAGCAATGCCGATCACGCAGCTGTTCATGAAGGAAAAACTCCCACGAGGACGATTCCACGCCACGGCCGCGGCCAACAACACTCCACAGCTGTGAACGACCAAGCAGTAAGGACAAAAATGTCCGATCGAAAAGACTTGCAGGCCCACGAACCAAGCTGCCGATACTGCGGCTGCAGTCGACAACACCGACAACGTTATCCAAGCAAAGCGTTGCGGGTTGTCCGTTCCGTGCCGCAGTGAGACCAGAGCACCGATCACGATGGCGTACAAACCGATCGCGGGAATGCTGACGGGAATGCCGAACACTTGCGACCAACGGCTGTTCAACACATGTTCACAATTGAATATTCCGCCGTCGCAGCCGACGACTTTGGATTCCGTCAGTCCGATGTAGGCCAAGTATCCGCTAACACCGAGTGCCAGGAACGATAGAGCAGATGATCCGACTACGAACTTGTTAGCGGAAGAACGCGACGGACTCGCAGTTGGCTTGCTGGATCCCAAAGCTGGTTCGGACATGGTTTGAAAGACAGAGCGGGAGCGGTTGGATACAGCAAACATAAACAGGGTGCAGATTGACGTGAGGGGAATGGATAGCAGCACCAGGACGAACCAAATGCAAGCGTCGTCCCAGTAACCTGGGAAACTGTGATGGCGAGAACTTCCAAAAGAATTGACTCAGGCGGCCCCAAGGAGACCACAGAACTGGAAAAACTCTTTACAGCGAGGGAAGAAACTTGCCACCTGCTTTACAAATTCAAAGCTGGGAATTGGACGCGAACCAACGCTGAAACGCTTCTCGCACTTGTTGATATCCATCAAGCTGACCGTACTTTGCCTCCAAGGATTCAGCCTGTTGCAGCAGGTCGCTCGCAGCTACCCATTTAGCCAGCTCGGCCTCGCAAAATGCTCGCTCGGCTAGCCCAGCCGCTTGCGCCGCATCATTTTCAACTTCGGCTAGCCAGGCAACGGCTTCCGCCCATCCGGTCGCTTCCTCGCCACGCGTTGCCTTGGCGGCCAACTTGGCTTGGCGACTGCGAATGCCTGCCAAATCCAGATTTCTGGGACCAAAACGGGTCGGCCAATCGCATCCTTGCCAGTGGGCTTGGGCGGCGTGGATCAGTTGCCTCATCGCTTCACAATTAAGTTGGGCCTGGTCAAACTGCGTGCGTTCAGTCTGTGTTTGATCGAACATTGCCATATCAAAAAGCGTGTGAACCGCCCGCCTGACGCCAAACGACTGACGGTACTAGAATGTGTATTCAACGACTAATCGCAATCCGCGTGCCGTCGCACCCTTTTTCATTTGCACCGTAATTCTTACTGAGTTCCGGTGCCCACAGGAATCCTGTTGAACGTGCCAACAAAAGACACGAACGATCAGCATCTTGTCGAACGTCGACGTCAGCGACTCGAATCGCTTGGAACGCTGGCCAGTGGCATCGTCCACGACCTGAACAACCTGCTTACCCCAATCCTGATGAGCAGCCGGATGTTGCAGCGTGGCGGCGAGAATATCGACCGCGAAGCGCTACTTGGAGTCATCAGCAGCAGTGCTTCGCGTGGTGCTGACCTGATTGCCCAGCTATTGACCTTCGCTCGTGGCGGCGAAGGACAACACGTTCGATTGCATGTCGATCAAGTTATTCCTGACGTGATCGCGATCCTGCGGCACACACTGCCGGCGCTTATCGAATTGAAAACCGAAGTCCAACCCGACTTGCCCCCGATGATGGGCGACGAGACTGAGATCAGCTAAGTCGTGATGAACCTTGCGATTAACGCCCGTGACGCGATTGCAGATGAAGGATCCCTTGGCATTCATGCCCACACAATGAACCTTGATTCCGATCAAACGTTTTCGTATGTCACATTGCCCGCCGGGCGATATCTCGCTATCGCCGTTTCCGACACAGGCAGCGGCATTGCGCCCGAAGTTCGCGAACGCATGTTCGACCCGTTCTTCACCACCAAACCACGCGGCCAAGGAACCGGACTGGGACTCAGCACCAGCCTGGGCATTATCCGTTCGCATGGTGGAGCCATCGATGTACAGTCCGAATTGGGACAAGGCACCACGATCACCGTCGTCTTCCCCATCGTTACCGATTCACTTCAAACAACTCATGCATAGCGGATGTCGCCAAGACCTTCGATCAATTGCAATTCCCAAAATGCTGCAGAAGCCCTGCACGACTTCCGCTGCCCAACTTCATGCAAACCAACGCTTCTATCCCGTCACTCCTGGTCGTTGACGACGACCCATTGATCTTGCAGGTCATGAAATTGTGCCTGCCCGAACCCGACTACCGCGTCTACACCGCTGAAAATGCGATCGACGGACAGGCTCTGTTCATCAAGCACGCCCCCGACGCCGTGTTGTTGGACATCCAAATGGCCGCCCAATCTGGCCTTGCTGCACTTCATGAATTTCGCGAACTGGACCCGCGAGTGCCCGTGATCCTGATGACCGGCCACGGCACTGCCGAAACCGCAATTAGCGCGATGAGCGGCGGGGCATTCGAATACATTACCAAACCGTTCGAGCCCGATGACATCCTGCCCCTGATCGACTCGGCCATCGAAACCAGTCGCATGGCGCGACTTCCCACCATCCTTCCAGGTGAACGCACTTTAAAAAACGTCGATTCCGCGGATGGTGAGAAAGTGCTCGGCCAATGTCCGGCGATGGTCGAAGTGTTCCGCAGCATCGGACGCGTCGCGGCGAGGGAAGTCGCTGTTCTGGTACTCGGCGAAACCGGCACCGGCAAAGAAGTCGTTGCGCGAGCGATCTACCAGCACAGCCAGCGACACGATCAAGTTTTCAACGCGATTAACTGTGCCGCAATCCCCGAAAACCTACTCGAGAGTGAACTCTTCGGTCACGAAAAGGGGGCTTTTACCGGCGCGGATCAACGTCGGATCGGCAAGTTTGAAGTCTGCAACGGCGGTACGCTCTTCCTGGACGAAATCGGCGACATGACGCCGTTGATGCAAACCAAGATGCTGCGTGTACTACAAGAAAAGGAGTTCGAGCGAGTTGGCGGCAGCAAGCCGATCAAGACCGACGTGCGAATCATCGCCGCGACCAACCGAGACCTTGACGCCGCAATGGCTGACGGCAGTTTCCGCAGCGATCTGTACTACCGCCTCAACGAGTACACGATCATCCTGCCACCGCTGCGAGATCGCGGCGACGACGTTCCGATGATGACCGAGTTCTTCTTTCGCACGTTCGCCCAGCAACTTGGCAAAGACTTTCTCTCGATCTCGCCCGAAACGATGCAGCTGTTAACATCGCACAGCTGGCCCGGCAATGTCCGTGAACTGCAAGGCGTCGTCAAACAAACGCTACTCAAAGCCAGCGGGCCCGTGATCGTCCCGGCGTTCTTACCGGTCGGTTTCGGCGAAACGAAAATCGCCACCGGCCCCAACGGTCAGACACGTCAAAGCTGGGAAGTCGATCTGGCCACCGAAGTCCAGCGTTTACTCGAAAGTGGATCTCATTCCATCAGCGACGAAGTCCACGATCAAGTCGACCGAGTCCTTCTAGAAGGTGTCCTCAAATCCACCGCTGGCAACATCAGCGAATCCGCCACCCGCCTAGGCATCAGCCGCCCAACCCTACGCAACCGAATCCGACACCTAGGAATCGACACCACCCAATCGTAACGGAAGTCGCCAAGTCGACCGCTACGTCCGCTTGAACTGGAAAAACTTTTTGCAGCTCCGGCAAATTCTATCCGATGATTGCGTCAACTGCCATTGTAAGTCATGCAGAATCGCTGATCCGTCAACACTGGCACGGAAACTGCAAACCGCTTCGTCGCGTTAGCCACCGAGGCTATCGGAAAGCCCATTCATTACATTCACCCTGAACGTCCACGCGACTTCCGATACATGAAACTTCAATTCGCCTCGCCCGAATTCCTGCACCTGCTTCGCGCCCTCGTTCGTGAACCATCCGTCGTGGGCATGGAGGACGCGTTCTTTCGTGTGCTACGTCGCGAGCTTGAAGAGTACCCGGTAAAAATCACTCGGTATCACGGGCTGTTGGTCGTGCAGGGCGATGATCCAGAGAGCGTCTATTTGTCCGCTCACGTCGATCGGCACGGCCTGCTTTGTACCGGGCCACGTGAATTTCAGTACGCCGCGTTCATTGCGGGTAACCGAGGCGAACTGAACGGCGATTCGATTTCCGAGCAGTTCATGGAAACGATCGCCGGACGATTTCACGGGCAACGCGTTCAAGCCCACGCTCCTTATGCGGGTACGTACCTGGGACAGGGTGAGATCACAGAGTCATACATTTGTCAGCGTCGAAAAAACCTGATCTTTGAAATCGATGGGCTGGATTTCTTGCATCCCGGCACGCCGATTTCATTCATCGATCGACTGCAAGAAAAGGACGGCTACGTTTCGGCTCAACTAGATAACGTCATCTGCGTTGCCATGTTGATCGAACTCGTGCGCCGAGGGTTCGCTGGCACCGCATTCTTTTCGGCGGGCGAGGAGTGCGGTCGCAGTTGGCGGTTCGTCGCTGAGTGGTTTCAACGTCACGACACAACGACCGACCAACTGATCGTGCTGGACACCAGCCCATTTCCGACGGTCGATGACTGCGACCAACAAGAAGTTGTTCTTCGTCACTGCGATTCCAACGCGACATTCGACCTCAAAACAACCGATGAGCTACAGCGAGCGTGCCGTCGACTGGGAATCGCGTATTGTTACAAGGACGACTACATCAGGGAGCTGAATCGAACGCGAGAGAAACCAAGCTCTTTGGGACGAACGGAACTCGGGCGATTGATTGCCGCCACGTCCGGGCAAGTCTCCGGTACCACCCTCCAGCTGCCAACGTCTTCCTACCACACCCAAATGGAAACCGCGGCATTGCTGAGTGTCGATGCCATGCTTCAGCTTCTCTGCGATCGTTGCGGACTGTGACGCAATCGCCGGCTTCCGTGTTTATACGAATACCGACCAACCCGTAGCTTTGACGAGTGTTTCCAACGCGACGCTACCCACAGCCGACGTCCCGGCACTATTCAGGCCCGGCGACCACACTGTCGCCGCTCCATGGCCGGGTGCGATCACCAGAATGCCTCCGCCGACGCCACTTTTACCCGGCAATCCGATTCGGTAGGTGAAGTCACCGCTGTTGTCGTAGTGTCCGCAGGACATCATGACGGCGTTGATCCGGCGGCACGCTTCATTGCTGACCATTTGCTGGCCGCTGAGTGGATCGCAACCATCGAAGGCCAGGAACAATGCAGCTCGCGCGAGTTGATGACACGACATCGCGATCGAGCAATGTGCGAAGTAGGCTGACAATGTATCCTCGACCGAGCAATTCAAATTGCCGTAGGACTTCATGAACGACGCCAATGCCCGATTTCGTTCGCCCGCCAGCGACTCCGACTTAGCGACCGACTCGTCGATGTTGATCGAATCGTCTTCGGCAAGCGTTCGCAGACGGTCCAGCAGATCGGTAACCGTTTGAGGAGAGCCGATCTGTTCGACAAGGTGATCCGTTACCACGATCGCACCGGCGTTGATCAGAGGATTTCTCGGAATCCCGCGTTCGGCTTCCAACTGTACGATCGAGTTGAACGGCGAACCTGAAGGTTCCTTGCCGACGCGTTGCCACAACGCATCGCCGACAACACGAAGCGCCATCGAAAGCGTGAACACTTTCGAGATACTTTGAATCGAGAAAGTCTCTTCCGAATCGCCAATGCAGAACGTTTGCCCATCCCCGAGAACGACCGCCAGGCCAAACTTATTCGGGTCGACAGCGGCCAGCGCCGGGATATAGTTCGCCACCGTTCCCTGGCCGCGAACGGGTTCGACTGCGTGCTCGATGTCACTGATGATTGATGGCCAATCCATGAAACTTCTTTTCCTTTAAGGTAGCCGAAGCCGCGGAGACTTTCGGCAGAGACAGACGCCGAAACGCCAGCAATTTCGACTAAGGGGTGACGGCTGCCGATCGGATCAAGTCATGCACATATTCAAGCTTCGCCGCAACCATCGTTGTCAAGATTTCCGGCACCAAGTCAATCAGTCCCATCGCACGATTGGTTTCATTAAGAACCACGCCTAATCGAATGTACGCATCGACCATGGCGGGCAAATCGGCCGTGGTCGGCTCGCAACCGCCGTTGATACCCACGTTCCATGCCGTGTCCAAGACACTAACCATGTCGAGATACGTTGCAAACGTCTCCGCGAAATCTTCCCAGGGGTGCATCGTCGCGTAGGCACTGACGTATTCAGCTTGCCAGTTCGACTTCGGGCCGTTTTCGTAGTACAGCTTTTGCGCGTCGGAATAGCTCGGATCGTCGTGATCACCGAACACCACCTTGCAATCTTCTTCGCAGATATCTTGCACCAGCATTTGCCAATAGAAGTGTGCAATCTCGTGACGAAAATGCCCGACAACGGTTCGATGAGCCTCTTGAAATAGTACCCGGCTCCTTTCCCGTTCGACCGGGTCGGCTTCTCGCAGATTGATCGTGATCTTTCCATCGGCGTGGCCGGTGAAAACGCGTTCTTGTTTGCGCAGAGAACGCCATCGCTTGTCTTCCAGCGGCTTGTCAGCCTTGAAGTCAAACGCAAGCGAGGGCTCAAAGCCATCGGCCTCGGTCCCATACGGCAGCTTCAGCAAATCCAGCGTGTACAGCAATCGCCGCTTCGCTTCCTCCAACCGCAACCACATCTCACGATTTCCCGGAACCGACAAATCGGGAATCGTGTCGTTGTGCCGACAGTAATCGCAGAGATCCGAATCTTCGCCCGCAGCGTCTTGCATACAGCAACGATTGCAAACGTTGTGAACAGAATAGTTGCGGCATTTGATCAGCAACACTCCACAAACCTCATGACCGCATTGCAGCGTGCCATCCTCGGCCGACGCCAACGTCGTCATGTTCTTGCACGCTGGGCACCAGCCCAGCGCATGGTCACACGAGATACAACGGGAATTTTCAAAAAAGGTCGTGTTTCCACAACGGCACTGAAAGGTCTTCATCGAGTTGCAGCCGGTCCGCCAAGTTAAGCTGGTGTTTTCCCCAAGCCCAAAGACCAATGCCGTTGGCGACTTGAATGCAAAGTTTAGCAACCTCCTGAAGATATGCGATGGCCGACTTCGGGTGTCGACATTAGTGAGTTGACCGTAGACGAAGTCGACTGGACGAAGGGGACGATCACGCGCGACCGCTGAAAGACTCGGAAGGGGAACCTCACGGATCTACGACGCGTGGGACCGTCAAGTCTGCACGACGAACCCGGTCAGCGGCACGGTGCAGTTCGCCTATGACGACATTAGCAACCAACTGTCGCTGAGCGATGCTCAAGGGCAGGTCACCTCTGACGGGTAGTCTCGAGTCGCCAGAACGATCTACTTGAACTGCTTGTGGACCGATGGGAGTTGAACTGATCGGACTTGTCTGATTCTTCTCTCAGCTCGGGCAAATCTGGACAAATCGGCGTCAGTCTTCAGCGTCGCCGAATTCTGCTTCAATTTGCTCAATGGTTGGCAACGAAGACCGAAGGTTATCCGGAAGTGTCTCGGTGATTTGGTATTCGCTGACTCCGATGGGTTTCGTGATGTCGCGGAGCGAATATTCGACTTTGATGTCACTCTTGCTTTTGCAGATCAGGATCCCAAGTGTCGGGCCGTCGGGTTGGGAGCGGACCTGGCTGTCGACGGCTGAGATGTAGAAGTTCAGCTTGCCGGCGTACTCGGGTTTGAACTTGTCGACCTTCAGCTCGATGACGACATAGCAGTGCAGCTTCAAGTGATAGAACAGCAGGTCGATGCTGTACTCATCGCCATCGACGTTGAGCTTGTATTGCCGACCGACGAAGGCGAAGCCCGCACCGAGTTCGAGTAGAAACTTGGTCAGCTGGTCCATCAGGCCATCCTCGAGCTCCCGTTCGTTGTGTCGCTCGGTTAGCGCCAGGAAATCGAAGTTGTACGGATCACGGAGCACTTGCCGGGCGAGGTCGCTCTCAGGTTTGGGTAGCGTAGCCTCAAAATTGTCGATCGCCTTGCCTTCCCGCAGGTGCAGGCCGGATTCAATTTGGTGGGTCAGGACGGCTCGCGACCAATTGTTCTCGATCGTTTTCTGCACGTAGAAAAGGGCGTCGGCGGGGTCGCTTAGCTTTTCGAGAAGGACGCTGTTATGGCCCAGGGAATCTGTGCAACAAGTTGCTGCACCATTGGTTTTCGTGGAGATTCCGTGTTGGCCACAGCTTGTGGCCATTTCTTTTCTAATCTGGCCACAACTTGTGGCCTAATTGCATCGGTGGATGCCCAGAAGGTGTACCACTGCCGCATTCGACGCAAATTCCGATATGAAAACCCCTTGATTTCAGGGAATTCGGCGGAGAGATCCTTGCTCATTTGCTGCAAAAAACCGTCACCCCACTTGGCCGTTTCCTGCCTCTCGATAATCTGCTCACCCAGATACCAATAAAGCTCCAGCATCGCGTAGTTGACCGCGACGGCGGCTTTGATCAGGGATGCCTGAACCCGGCTTTTGATCGAGACGATCCAGTCGCGATACTCCGTATCGTTGGTTAGCTCGCTCATTTGGCGACCTCTTTAACTTCCTTCTTCGTCGCTCGTTTCTTCGCCATAATGGTTTGCTTCCTGCCTGTGCCTCGTTGCGGGGATGGCTGAGCCTTTTTTTAGGGGCACTCCGGTTTTTAGGGGCACTCCGGCTCAATCCGCCCGCATGCGTGATCCGTCTACGCACTTTCGCACGCCCCACGCTCATTTTGCAAGCATCTTAGCGTATTGGGCGGGGTTGTTTAGCTGTCGACAGGGGGGCCGAAAATGTCATCCAACTGTGATGGCGGCGGCGGGCCTGGCGAGGAATAGCCAGTCGCTCGCACCTGGTAGATTCAGGCGAAAACTGGCTGCCCGACAGATTGATCGATCCAAATCTCTTTCTCGGTGAAACCTGACGACAACGTGATGTCCAGAGACACGACCTGCCCCGCATCGACGACTGCGGGAACCGGCAATTCATAAATCAGCGTGGCTGGATCATCAAACGGAATGTTGATCCTCGGCATCTCCATTTCAGCCGGCACGTTTTTCCGCGGAATTGTCGTGGACGCCTCGCCGATGACACGGGTGGGATTCAAGTTGGCACCGAAGATCGCGACTTGACGCATCCCGACTTTCTGGATGGTCACTACATAGCGATCGACTTGGATCTTTTGAAAGCGAAGTAGTTCCAGACGCGGCGTGGTCAGGGCGTCTTGGTAACGCTGAAGTTCCGTTTGGAACTTTTGGTTGTCGAAGTGCAACGCCTTGTTTTGCTCGAACGCAACGTACGCAATCTCGTTCGCCCTATCCGCCTGCTGGCAACCACACAACGCGATGAGCGTCGTAACGACAAAACCGATAAATGTAAAAAGCCAACCAACGAGCGTGGCGGTCCACGTCACCTTGTCGGTTTTCCTGACCATGTCTTTTTCCATTCGTGTTTCCTGTTTATTAGTTTGAGCTGCCGATATTGAACTGGAAAGTCTGTGGATAGCCAAACCGTGAACCGTTGCAGATTCGGGTCATGAATGGAAGTCTTGAAAGGTCCAAAGCTCTGCTTAGGGGACAAGCCTATCTCAAATTTTTATCGTCCCCTGTTCTTGGGAGACGTCCGAGAGGGTCGTCATGCTTATCGCCACACAATCACGATATGTTGCTTCGACCAGCAAGTATTTAGACCGAGTTCTAACCCAGGGCGACTACTAGCTGGGTCAAGAAATTAACAGAAGATGGCAGGGCAAAGGTGCTGACCTACTTGGCGTGGGGCATGGGACGGATGTAACCAAAGAACAATTCGACGCTCTGCTTCAAGGAAAGCATCCGGTGTCGGGGGACGCGATGACGCAGCGGAACCGCAAGGATCGTCGGCCCGGCATGGACCTGACGTTCTCGGTGCTAAAAAGCGTTTCACTGGATTGGGCCATCAACGGGCGATGAACGGTTGATCGACGCCCTGCGTGAAGTCGTTGCTGAAACAATGGCAAAGGATGTCGAGCCATTGATCCGTCTCACCTTCTCACCTTTTGACTCCTCGGCGGGAAAGATGATCAGATCACTATGCACATGGCACTTCTGAGCAATACGCGCCTCTTTCGGCCGGCACCCGGTCCAGTACAGAAAGTCGAGCAGTTGGCCGAGGGGCCCGGTCGCGGCGTCTGGGATTTGTTGCCATTGCTCAGCGGTGTAGACAGCGTCGCGTGGTCGTCGCCGCGGTTTCCGGATCTTCGGCAGCGGCGTGTACTTTAGATAACCTTACTGGACTGCCCAATTGAGCATCCGCTGCACGACCGAGATGGCATCATTGGTGGCAGTGTCGGACCAGTCCGGATACTGGGTGGTCCGCCTGGTAAGGTAGTGCTTCTTGACCTGCCCGACCTCTGATCGCTTCCCTACCGACGCAATAAAGCTTTTCAGGTAGTGCAAGTTGTTGTCGTAGGTGCCTTGCTTGCGATTGTCTTCGACCCAGGTGAGATATTGCTCGAACATCGCGTAAAGCGTCTTGACCTCAGAACGGACCGCATCGCGGTTGCCCATCAGCTTGTGGAATCTGGTTTCCGCCGCTTCTTTGGTTTTTCCAAGACTAATTTGCTTTCCGCCGATGGTGCAGTACCACGACTGGGTTTGCTTGCGAAAAAAGGTTTGGGATGCCGTGCCATACGTTTGCTCCCTGAAGCTGTAAAGCATTTCGTGCATCGATTCATGCACTTACTGGTTCAGGGTTGCAATCTGCCGGGTCCGCGCAAGAAAAAAGCCCGCTTTCGCGGGCTTTTTAGAAATGGGCGATACAGAACTCGAATCTGTGACCTCCACGATGTCAACGTGGCGCTCTAACCAACTGAGCTAATCGCCCGAATAGGAACTGTGTCCTGTGATTCCGGTTGGTTTGGCCGGAAATCGGGGGTGGCGGTTCGTTTGCTTTCGCAACCAAATGCCTCGACCGGAAGAGTATCGGCAGGAACGCCTTTGCGTTTCACCAAATCTACTCGTTCCGCAAAATCTAGCTTCAAAAACTGATTTCGGGTCGGTGGGAGTAGTTTGCGTTGGTGATCGCTATTCGTCAAGCGGCCCTTACGATCCTGAAAACCATTAATTTCTGAGGAATCGCTGTTGACGGCCCCCACCTTTAGCCGGGATACTTTAGGTAAATTGGGGTTGACGGCGTCTGGTCGGGCTAACGTCCGGCGTTTTGTCACTTCGATTGGGTTCGCATCGATTGATGAATTGGTGGTTTCACGTCTTTCAGGCGGAATCACTGAACTGAGTCCATCGGTGTAACCTATCCTGATAAGGGACAATGCCGCATTTCGCGGCTGGCATCCTCAAGTTCTTTCAAACATTTTGCGCCGAATCGCCCTTCGGCCGGAGAAGATTGCTTTCGTGGCCTTGGCTCGACGTAACGTTCA harbors:
- a CDS encoding vitamin K epoxide reductase family protein; the protein is MSEPALGSSKPTASPSRSSANKFVVGSSALSFLALGVSGYLAYIGLTESKVVGCDGGIFNCEHVLNSRWSQVFGIPVSIPAIGLYAIVIGALVSLRHGTDNPQRFAWITLSVLSTAAAVSAAWFVGLQVFSIGHFCPYCLVVHSCGVLLAAAVAWNRPRGSFSFMNSCVIGIALSGSLIAMQAFGPVPETFEIETHDPSVVPMEFDPLDDDVLFESPLGMSALSWFSLVGVVMADEAVTTDQPALGPRLVPVSGGKRQLDACKWPVWGNVDARYLIVEMFDYTCEHCRNTHQSIKAAAPLLNNDLAVLAMPVPLHRDCNDAATNSSPEGADACEIARLAISVWLVDANKFTAYHDWLFEQKRSAVEARIHADTLVDREELAAELAKGTASKYIAKNVLLYKDAGAGTVPKISFPTTTVVGEIGSAASVADLVRQQFGQ
- a CDS encoding histidine kinase dimerization/phospho-acceptor domain-containing protein, coding for MPTKDTNDQHLVERRRQRLESLGTLASGIVHDLNNLLTPILMSSRMLQRGGENIDREALLGVISSSASRGADLIAQLLTFARGGEGQHVRLHVDQVIPDVIAILRHTLPALIELKTEVQPDLPPMMGDETEIS
- a CDS encoding sensor histidine kinase, which encodes MNLAINARDAIADEGSLGIHAHTMNLDSDQTFSYVTLPAGRYLAIAVSDTGSGIAPEVRERMFDPFFTTKPRGQGTGLGLSTSLGIIRSHGGAIDVQSELGQGTTITVVFPIVTDSLQTTHA
- a CDS encoding sigma-54-dependent transcriptional regulator, which produces MQTNASIPSLLVVDDDPLILQVMKLCLPEPDYRVYTAENAIDGQALFIKHAPDAVLLDIQMAAQSGLAALHEFRELDPRVPVILMTGHGTAETAISAMSGGAFEYITKPFEPDDILPLIDSAIETSRMARLPTILPGERTLKNVDSADGEKVLGQCPAMVEVFRSIGRVAAREVAVLVLGETGTGKEVVARAIYQHSQRHDQVFNAINCAAIPENLLESELFGHEKGAFTGADQRRIGKFEVCNGGTLFLDEIGDMTPLMQTKMLRVLQEKEFERVGGSKPIKTDVRIIAATNRDLDAAMADGSFRSDLYYRLNEYTIILPPLRDRGDDVPMMTEFFFRTFAQQLGKDFLSISPETMQLLTSHSWPGNVRELQGVVKQTLLKASGPVIVPAFLPVGFGETKIATGPNGQTRQSWEVDLATEVQRLLESGSHSISDEVHDQVDRVLLEGVLKSTAGNISESATRLGISRPTLRNRIRHLGIDTTQS
- a CDS encoding peptidase M42 — protein: MKLQFASPEFLHLLRALVREPSVVGMEDAFFRVLRRELEEYPVKITRYHGLLVVQGDDPESVYLSAHVDRHGLLCTGPREFQYAAFIAGNRGELNGDSISEQFMETIAGRFHGQRVQAHAPYAGTYLGQGEITESYICQRRKNLIFEIDGLDFLHPGTPISFIDRLQEKDGYVSAQLDNVICVAMLIELVRRGFAGTAFFSAGEECGRSWRFVAEWFQRHDTTTDQLIVLDTSPFPTVDDCDQQEVVLRHCDSNATFDLKTTDELQRACRRLGIAYCYKDDYIRELNRTREKPSSLGRTELGRLIAATSGQVSGTTLQLPTSSYHTQMETAALLSVDAMLQLLCDRCGL
- a CDS encoding glutaminase, with protein sequence MDWPSIISDIEHAVEPVRGQGTVANYIPALAAVDPNKFGLAVVLGDGQTFCIGDSEETFSIQSISKVFTLSMALRVVGDALWQRVGKEPSGSPFNSIVQLEAERGIPRNPLINAGAIVVTDHLVEQIGSPQTVTDLLDRLRTLAEDDSINIDESVAKSESLAGERNRALASFMKSYGNLNCSVEDTLSAYFAHCSIAMSCHQLARAALFLAFDGCDPLSGQQMVSNEACRRINAVMMSCGHYDNSGDFTYRIGLPGKSGVGGGILVIAPGHGAATVWSPGLNSAGTSAVGSVALETLVKATGWSVFV
- a CDS encoding zinc-binding metallopeptidase family protein; the encoded protein is MKTFQCRCGNTTFFENSRCISCDHALGWCPACKNMTTLASAEDGTLQCGHEVCGVLLIKCRNYSVHNVCNRCCMQDAAGEDSDLCDYCRHNDTIPDLSVPGNREMWLRLEEAKRRLLYTLDLLKLPYGTEADGFEPSLAFDFKADKPLEDKRWRSLRKQERVFTGHADGKITINLREADPVERERSRVLFQEAHRTVVGHFRHEIAHFYWQMLVQDICEEDCKVVFGDHDDPSYSDAQKLYYENGPKSNWQAEYVSAYATMHPWEDFAETFATYLDMVSVLDTAWNVGINGGCEPTTADLPAMVDAYIRLGVVLNETNRAMGLIDLVPEILTTMVAAKLEYVHDLIRSAAVTP
- a CDS encoding PDDEXK nuclease domain-containing protein, with protein sequence MQKTIENNWSRAVLTHQIESGLHLREGKAIDNFEATLPKPESDLARQVLRDPYNFDFLALTERHNERELEDGLMDQLTKFLLELGAGFAFVGRQYKLNVDGDEYSIDLLFYHLKLHCYVVIELKVDKFKPEYAGKLNFYISAVDSQVRSQPDGPTLGILICKSKSDIKVEYSLRDITKPIGVSEYQITETLPDNLRSSLPTIEQIEAEFGDAED
- a CDS encoding DUF1016 N-terminal domain-containing protein; its protein translation is MSELTNDTEYRDWIVSIKSRVQASLIKAAVAVNYAMLELYWYLGEQIIERQETAKWGDGFLQQMSKDLSAEFPEIKGFSYRNLRRMRQWYTFWASTDAIRPQVVARLEKKWPQAVANTESPRKPMVQQLVAQIPWAITASFSKS
- a CDS encoding relaxase domain-containing protein, which gives rise to MGHGTDVTKEQFDALLQGKHPVSGDAMTQRNRKDRRPGMDLTFSVLKSVSLDWAINGR